GGCTTGACCATCATCGCCTGCAGCGTCTTGCCAGTGAGCAGATAGCCGATGGAGCCGCCGTAGATGGCACTGAGCAGAATGTAGAGCGCAAAGAGCCCCGCCAGGAACTTGCTCTCGAAGCGGTGCAGGTAAATGTCCCCCGGCCCGACGTAGCGCGCCCGTCGTTGGAGAATCGAGACGAACCAGTAGAAAGGCGTGAACAACAAAGGGAGGTTCTGAAACCACATGCCGGAAAGCCCCTGGCGATAGATCTCCCGCGCCACGCCTGCCGCCTGGTCGGCGCTGGTGATGGTGCCAAAGTGCATGGCAGTGGTCAGGAACTTGCCAAAGCTCCGGCCTCCCTGGTAAAAGTCGCGGGTATTCTTGACCCGACGCCGCGTCCAGGTGCCGATGAGCACCATGGTGGAAAAGTAGACGATGATGATTGCCCAATCGAGAAGATGCAATCCAAGGAAATTCACGTTACCTCCTCTCCCTGATCCTGTCCACTCTCGTTACTGTCCCTTCCTGTTTCAACTCACATTCCCACGGAGCACACCTAACGAGCGCTTGACGACGTAAAGCTTTCGGAGTCCATGCTCAAGACCTCAGCGACCCCGCGTGACCTGCACAGCCCTCATCCAGAAGTGCTGTGGGATGGTGAGCGACCGCCAAGGCCAGCTCTAACTGCACGTCGGCGTCTGGGTCACGGGCCTAGTGCTTGAGAAATGGGGATAGGGGGCCGGCTCACCGAGCGTCGCTCCTCCGCTGCTCGAACGCCCGGCGAAGCACACGGCCTCACCCGCTCGCTCTTGGGCACAGCCACTCCCAGTTGCGCCGTCCTTCTACTTCTTCGGATAGGCCGGCTTTTCCGGGAAGACAAACGGCTCGGTCTGGATCTTCTCCAGCAAGAAAGCGATGGCCGTTTCCAGCTGCTTGTCGTGGCCCGCCATTTCCGAAGCCGGGTCGTTCTCCACGAGGATGTCTGGGTCGGCGCCGTGGTTTTCGACCCACCACTTGCCCTCGCGGCCGTAGAAGGCGTTGTTGGACTGGTGCACCAGCCCGTTGTCAATGGTGGTCTGGCCATTGACGATGCCCACCAAGCCACCCCAGGACGGCGTGCCGATCACCGTGCCCAACTTCCTGGCCTTGAAATGCTCCACAAAGGCCTCGCCGTCCGAACCGTTGTACTCGTTGGTCACCACGACCAGGTGGGCATTGGACACACTGCCCGGGTAGCGGAACGGCACCATCTCCTTCAGGCAGTTGTAGGCCACCATCTTGCGCTCCAGCTTGTCGATGATAAAGTACTCCGTCCAGCCGCCGCCGTTGCCGCGCACGTCGATGATCAGGCCCTTCTTGTAGCGGAAGGCCCTCCAGAACTTGTCAAACTGGGCCGTGTTGCCCGACCCCATGGCGGTAATGTGCATGTAGCCGAGCTCGCCATTGCTCGCCGCCAACACCTTCTTGATGTTGTCCGCCAGCCAGCGATTGTAGCGCAGGCTGTTTTCCGAGCGCACCGGCTCCACCTCGTAGGTGGCAGCCCCCACTGCCGAAGGAAGGCGGTTCACCGTTACCTTCACCTTCTGCCCGGCTGTCACCTGCAGGTACTGGTAGGGATTCTCCGGGACACGCACTTCCTTGCCGTTGATGGCGATGAGATAGTCCCCCTCCTTCAGGTCAATGTCCGGGCGCACGAGCGGCCCCTTGAGGTCGCGGTCATAGTCGGTGGGGCCAAAGATGCGCGCAAAACGATAGTAGCCACTCGCCGACGGCTCCAAATCCGCGCCCAAAAGCCCGGTGAACGTCGGATCTTCCGGAGGCGCCAACGGGCCCCTATCGCCGCCAGAGATGTAGGTGTGCGACACGCAGAGCTCACCCACCATCTGCGAGAGCAGCCAGTTCAGGTCCTCGCGCGAGCGCAGCTGGGGCACATAGGACCGGTAGAAATCGCCCATCTTCCGCCAGTCGCGGCCGTGCATGCCTGGGTCATAGAAGAAATCGCGATACCACCGCCAGGTGTCCGAGAAGATCTGCTCCCACTCCTTATGCGGCTGCACGCGATAGGTCATCTGCTCCAAGTTCAGTTTCTGGCCAAAGTCCTTTGCCGAGTAAGCCTTGGCCGGCGTGGTGACGAAGTACTCGTTCCCCTTGCGCACCAGCATGTGCTCCCCTTGCACAGACAGACGCCAGTCGCTGATCTTTTTGTCGATGACCACCTCCTTGCCGGCACCCACGTCAAAGATGTGCAGCAACCAGCGCGCATCCCCCTTCGGCGTAAAGATCTGGTCGTATTCCTCCTCCCCAAACCCTTCGCTGGCCACCCAGGTGACGTAACCCTTCGCTGCCTTCAGGTAGAAGTAGTTGCCCGCTTCCACCGGCAGCGAGAAAATGCGCTCGCCTATGCCGTCCAGGTCGATGCGGAACGGCGACGGGCTCTTCTTCTCGCCCTCGGCCCCCTTCTCGAAGGGCGGCTTCTGCCCGGCCTTGAGCTGCACCAGCATCACCTTCACCGGATTGGGGA
The Calditrichota bacterium genome window above contains:
- a CDS encoding PD40 domain-containing protein, which translates into the protein MKRVLVFLTVLLTTVAGSQAAIEGRFMQYPDIRGDRIVFTFEGDLWTVPASGGLAMRLTSHPGNEFSAKISPDGQWIAFSASYQRGPNVYLMPIDGGTPKRLTYRGPAQVVTWTPDSKKIVYRANFENTFRPITKLFAVSIDGTYPEKLPVPRGILCSFSPDGNKMVYNPRGREEYYWKRYKGGQYPDIWLYDFRSKEFRKLTDYVGKNAYPMWIGEAMYYVSDQGENGVANLYRYDFASGQITQVTNYADVDVQMPSTDGRSIVYLHAGYLYVLDVASGQSRRVEVQIPTDGWQLAERTINPKDYIHSMSVSADGRTAVFEARGDVFIVPTEEGQQARNLTNSPGTRERYPQLSPDGKWLAFFSDRSGEYELYLLDMQNGGGWRQLTNGLRTTVYHLEWSPDGNKILFGTKDFCIYYVDVKTGQLTKIACSNQLKNDEFYWEISDYCWSPDSKWVAYSFVQYNRNSKIFLYSLEQKTSYPVTDEFYDCLNPSFDPEGEYLYFLSYRNFDVRMDVFEDNHVIPNPVKVMLVQLKAGQKPPFEKGAEGEKKSPSPFRIDLDGIGERIFSLPVEAGNYFYLKAAKGYVTWVASEGFGEEEYDQIFTPKGDARWLLHIFDVGAGKEVVIDKKISDWRLSVQGEHMLVRKGNEYFVTTPAKAYSAKDFGQKLNLEQMTYRVQPHKEWEQIFSDTWRWYRDFFYDPGMHGRDWRKMGDFYRSYVPQLRSREDLNWLLSQMVGELCVSHTYISGGDRGPLAPPEDPTFTGLLGADLEPSASGYYRFARIFGPTDYDRDLKGPLVRPDIDLKEGDYLIAINGKEVRVPENPYQYLQVTAGQKVKVTVNRLPSAVGAATYEVEPVRSENSLRYNRWLADNIKKVLAASNGELGYMHITAMGSGNTAQFDKFWRAFRYKKGLIIDVRGNGGGWTEYFIIDKLERKMVAYNCLKEMVPFRYPGSVSNAHLVVVTNEYNGSDGEAFVEHFKARKLGTVIGTPSWGGLVGIVNGQTTIDNGLVHQSNNAFYGREGKWWVENHGADPDILVENDPASEMAGHDKQLETAIAFLLEKIQTEPFVFPEKPAYPKK